DNA from Brassica napus cultivar Da-Ae chromosome C4, Da-Ae, whole genome shotgun sequence:
cttgtaaagaacactactttgcacctgagtagcttatgcacctctcaaaaagacttgtatgcttcgagccttgaaaactcttcctgaatctCATTAGTTGCTGAAACTTgatctttgaagccaactacaaccttgtttgaactgaacgaacttaatgcttcttgcttatggtcccttgtgtactgagtcatggatatacacacttgagttgtcacatccttcacgccaatctttttgacaaactcgagtggtacaccattcccaaaacccttccctccttttgagctttcattatttgatgagtgaggcctttttcggaaagccttacatgggcataatgttgagagtatcgggaacgacaatgcttgatcttcattcttgctagattaggcactctattgtctagctataggtgggggtgagtgttgtgactatgatttggaagcatgaaaagttcgaaggaaaagaatagactctttgtgtttaaatgataatcttattggaattaGTAGATAAGTgtctagctcgagtttatgaaaagtcttggcacccgaaaaaaaaaaaaaaataaaaaaaaaaatatatatatatatatatatatatatatatatatatatatatatatatatatatatataaagagaaaaaaaaaaaaaaatataagaaaaaaaaaagagaaaaagaaagaaaagggggctagcaaagttgtttagagctaagatttgttttgaagttgagaaaaccctttatagatttcaaagaaaaatagttttatgtgcaaagtgttcttgggatcttttggtgagagatgggagttgggtttgacattagaaagtgattgtgtaacttgtatgtttggaaaaagggtagaacaatggagattgagcattgtatgcatgagttggtccctttcttagatatattatgtgcaatgtcaaggctatttgtcttgagagtaaaccacctttaAAGATCAtgtgttttgaacctcttgactcacttgaataaaagtcttccctttactcaaccaaataatttggaccaattgaccatttgcaagaattcacttgatgttttatgcttaatgaatgtgagagttggttgatttgaatgtgtggatgcttgatgatgagtataagggcaaaagaagttgagataggcctagagaagctagagtgtgataagagagtgtgctcatgttggattagatgttgaattgagtgctagttgtgtttcttttggctatgagctcccaccttcaaacctctctccctatgagttgaaaattcacttgtggacaagtaaaagaacaagtttggggaagttgatatcttgcatatttccattgttttatccattcacccatgtgcattttgatcatatagactaggatttagccatgtttaggttgcattttgcatacatgagtctttatcaggtattggagtaccacatggagttctcggagacatttgggtgtgtttggagctcgaaagaggtgtaaagatgatcattggacgagcagagcgttgggagcgacttcccggagcggcaccgtcaagtcgctctgacctgccttatcagagcgaccttaccagagctatacggagaagtcgctcgccatttcatcccggtggaagccgaaaactgacccggagcgacctatcagaacgaccactccaggtcgctcccgaagcccagagcgacttggccagagtgacaccccgaggttgctcgcgtttctatcgcgtgacgacaacacaatggagccggagcgacctctcagagcgacccactgaggtcgctcccgaagcctggagcgaccttaccagagtgACGCGGAGAAGTCGTTCGCGTTTTCATCGCTCGGAGACACGAAAACGGGCCCGGAGTGAagtctcgcagcgacccctccaggtcgctcccgaagcctggagtaacctctcggagcgactactggaggtcgctgTGCGCCTATTGTTTGCTCGAATTCAGTTTACTCAAgggcattttggtcatttcattatgcacgttttttactttctaaacctatgtttaagtATCTTTTGTAAGCGATGGGTGGCTGATTATCTTTATCTTtgagaaaaccaccaaaaacctcctgaaaaagttcatctctttgattcGTTTGATCATATGTTATCCTGTTgatttctaatctattatctgtatttctctacatgattaatctgaaatccaatatgggtttaagaggaatcatgaagagtagtgagtaatccactcttgaattcatgggttagtgagattaagggtgattaggctagatctaggatgttatagtgtagatccttcttattccttgctagtagagtattcataatgaatcttctgagttggcctctcaaaagttgatctttaggcatttcccacccacaaggtgtttgatgaaatgcctgagacaactctcttaagcttttaacatactttaccaaagacatttgttgttaaaggtgttaagatagccaatagacttgttagtaatgattgctttcatattattcaaccaaagacatttgatgtttgaaatatgttagtaaatgaacattcatctagacatagagtttgtttaagattgtgtctaagcttaaggttgatagtttgattgatcgttagccatccttagttcgaaacttgatcacccaaggtctaatccctatacccatgagttctcttttcccttagtaaagaaagtcatttcatttatcattaatcattagtttagaaacctcttaaattatcggttgcacttagattaagtgagtacttgcattctcattgctttgaaatcccttagaattggttcgacaatcttttatactacaacatttatTTTAGGAGACTtgaaactcctaacatcaacaTCAAGAGTGACAAGGAGAGGAGACTTCTCCAACTCAATGAGTTTGATGAGATTAGActggatgcttttgagaactcaaggattTACAAGGAGAAAACCAAAGCCTTTCACGACAAAAAGATCTTCAAGAGAGAATTCAGTGCTGGAGATCAAGTGCTTCTCTACATTTCtagactgaagttgtttcccgGGAAGCTCAAGTCAAGATGGTCCGGCCctttcaagatcaaggaagttaGGCCATATGGGGCAATTGTGTTATGGGATAGGAATGGTggagacttcacagtcaatggacaaagaattaagctctacatgggaaCCACGATAGAGGAGAAAGGAATCTCGGTTTCACTCTCCGACCCCGATTCCGCCTAGCCAAAGGAaagcaaagtcaagctagagactttaAACAAGCTCACTTaggaggaagtcccatgtctATCCTTGTATATactatctaaaaaaaaaatgaatgaaaaaacGCGGGATGGGTGGAACGGATTCCTTCACCCGCTCGTATATTTGGTCGGAGACAACGTTCCGACGCGGGTTGCCTTACCCGCATCGCTTCGTCGATGGGATGACGCAGGTTAGAGTCACGCGGGTTCCTCTACCCGCTCGCACGAACACACCAATCCGGAGACGCTTCCACGCGGGGATGACGACGCGGGTTCTGAACTTCTCCTCTACCTGCGTCGACTAGTTCAAACCCGCTCAGGTATGATTTCTAACCCTAAAATCTATTTACCCGACCCGTTTACCCGACAACCCGACCCGGCTACACCCTAAAAATCATCTACCCCGCGTCTCTCTCTCCCGTTTCCCTCATCTCCCTTTCACAAAACATCACCAAATCACTCTATATCTCACTCAAATCTTCACCAAATCAATCCATTCTTCTTcctaaatccaag
Protein-coding regions in this window:
- the LOC125585285 gene encoding uncharacterized protein LOC125585285; this translates as MFKYLLRLETPNINIKSDKERRLLQLNEFDEIRLDAFENSRIYKEKTKAFHDKKIFKREFSAGDQVLLYISRLKLFPGKLKSRWSGPFKIKEVRPYGAIVLWDRNGGDFTVNGQRIKLYMGTTIEEKGISVSLSDPDSA